A genomic segment from Tuwongella immobilis encodes:
- a CDS encoding serine/threonine-protein kinase, producing the protein MNPPLPMGSVIPTRDRDSQLADILQDLLQIQQRGEIPDLAVIDRDFPDLAQEVRELWATAQFAQAFVRPLTPSPASSPTEPFTDSGVRNVLPRDFGDYQLLEELGRGGMGVVYKARQKSLNRFVALKMVRDADLASPIDQARFLGEAQSVARLKHPNIVTVFEVGECDGHAFFAMELIEGETLAQRIARHPLPPGEAATLVATIARAVQHAHEQGILHRDLKPSNILLGLEKKIARNGDSQPASITAHCVPYVTDFGLAKRVENASSSPNEWRTQTGAIVGTPGYMPPEQAGNRGILGPTADVYALGAILYECLTGRPPFQAATPVDTLLMVLEQEPVPPRWLNPKVDRDLELICLKCLQKPSEMRYPTASDLANDLEAFAKGETLSTQPSGLRHLVSRLLRPTHHATVLQNWGVLWMWHSLQVFLLCLFTQMLDNSGVKNHWAFLVLWSVGLITWGVILWRLRRRAGPVLFVERQIAHAWAAGVCASIAMFVIEVLLDLPALKLSPVIAVAAGMVFVFKAGILSGEFYLAAASMFLTAVLMPFCPEWNIAFFGLVLAICFFIPGLKYYRQRLETVRRENQSQFA; encoded by the coding sequence ATGAATCCCCCCCTGCCAATGGGTTCTGTGATCCCGACTCGGGATCGTGACTCCCAACTCGCCGACATCTTGCAAGATCTTCTGCAAATCCAACAACGGGGCGAGATTCCGGATTTGGCGGTGATCGACCGCGATTTCCCCGATTTGGCCCAGGAAGTCCGCGAACTTTGGGCCACGGCACAATTCGCACAAGCGTTTGTTCGTCCACTCACGCCATCCCCCGCCAGTTCCCCCACGGAACCCTTCACCGATTCCGGCGTGCGGAATGTCTTGCCGCGTGATTTCGGCGATTATCAACTGCTGGAAGAACTCGGACGTGGCGGCATGGGGGTGGTTTACAAAGCCCGGCAAAAGAGCCTCAATCGTTTCGTTGCGCTGAAGATGGTCCGCGATGCCGATCTCGCCTCGCCAATCGATCAGGCCCGCTTCTTGGGGGAAGCGCAATCGGTCGCCCGATTGAAACACCCCAATATCGTGACCGTCTTCGAAGTGGGCGAATGCGATGGGCACGCCTTCTTTGCCATGGAGTTGATCGAAGGCGAGACGTTAGCGCAACGCATTGCCCGGCATCCACTTCCGCCTGGAGAAGCCGCCACATTGGTGGCCACCATCGCCCGTGCCGTCCAACATGCGCACGAGCAAGGGATTCTCCACCGCGATCTCAAGCCGTCGAATATCTTGCTTGGCCTGGAAAAGAAAATCGCCCGCAATGGTGACAGCCAACCGGCGTCGATCACCGCGCACTGTGTCCCGTATGTCACCGATTTCGGGCTGGCCAAACGGGTGGAAAACGCATCCAGCAGTCCGAATGAATGGCGCACGCAAACCGGTGCGATTGTCGGCACCCCCGGCTACATGCCCCCCGAACAGGCGGGCAATCGCGGCATTCTCGGGCCGACGGCGGATGTTTATGCGTTGGGCGCAATTTTGTACGAATGTCTCACGGGTCGTCCGCCGTTTCAAGCGGCCACGCCAGTCGATACGCTGCTGATGGTGTTGGAGCAGGAACCGGTACCGCCCCGATGGCTGAACCCCAAGGTGGATCGGGACTTAGAGCTGATTTGTCTCAAGTGCCTGCAAAAGCCCAGCGAGATGCGTTACCCCACGGCCAGCGACTTGGCCAACGATCTGGAAGCCTTTGCCAAGGGGGAGACGCTCTCAACTCAGCCCAGCGGACTTCGGCATCTGGTGTCGCGCCTGCTGCGGCCAACCCATCATGCTACCGTGCTGCAAAACTGGGGTGTGCTGTGGATGTGGCATAGCTTGCAGGTCTTTTTGCTCTGCTTGTTCACACAAATGCTCGACAATTCCGGTGTGAAGAATCACTGGGCGTTTCTGGTGCTGTGGAGCGTCGGCCTCATCACCTGGGGGGTGATTTTGTGGCGACTGCGACGCCGCGCGGGGCCGGTGTTGTTTGTCGAGCGGCAGATTGCCCATGCCTGGGCAGCGGGGGTGTGCGCGAGTATCGCCATGTTCGTCATCGAAGTGCTGCTCGATCTGCCCGCCTTGAAGCTGTCGCCGGTGATTGCGGTGGCGGCGGGGATGGTCTTCGTCTTCAAAGCGGGGATTCTCTCCGGCGAATTCTACCTGGCGGCGGCGAGCATGTTTCTGACCGCGGTTCTGATGCCATTCTGTCCGGAATGGAATATTGCGTTCTTCGGATTGGTGCTGGCGATCTGCTTCTTCATTCCGGGACTGAAATACTACCGTCAACGGCTGGAGACTGTCCGCCGCGAAAATCAATCGCAGTTCGCCTGA
- a CDS encoding sigma-70 family RNA polymerase sigma factor → MWPTPEQTQALLEQARQGDPAAVARLLAEYREPLRRVIDLRLDPALARRVDASDIVQDVLLEANQRLTDYLRSPNMPFHLWLRHLAQDRIIDTHRQHRQAQRRSIDREQPIQRPAWADESSLQLVAQLIDPEQTPASAVIQQELQRRLDLAILRLEDSDRDIIQMRHHEQLSNQEVATILSLTEAAASMRYLRAIRKLRALLVPG, encoded by the coding sequence ATGTGGCCAACACCGGAACAAACCCAAGCATTGCTCGAACAGGCCCGCCAAGGTGATCCCGCGGCGGTGGCTCGGTTATTGGCCGAATATCGGGAGCCGTTGCGCCGCGTGATCGATCTGCGGTTAGATCCGGCCCTGGCGCGGCGAGTCGATGCCAGTGACATCGTCCAAGACGTACTCCTGGAAGCGAATCAACGATTAACCGACTATCTGCGTTCACCGAACATGCCGTTCCACCTATGGTTACGGCATCTCGCCCAAGACCGCATTATCGACACGCACCGCCAGCATCGCCAAGCCCAACGGCGGAGCATCGACCGCGAGCAACCGATTCAGCGTCCGGCGTGGGCCGATGAATCCTCGCTGCAGTTGGTCGCCCAGTTGATTGATCCGGAGCAGACGCCCGCATCCGCGGTGATCCAGCAAGAGTTGCAGCGTCGGTTGGATCTGGCGATTCTCCGCTTGGAAGATTCGGATCGAGACATTATTCAGATGCGGCATCACGAGCAGCTTTCCAACCAGGAAGTTGCAACGATCTTAAGTCTCACGGAAGCCGCAGCGTCCATGCGTTATCTGCGAGCCATTCGCAAACTGCGAGCGCTGCTGGTTCCCGGCTGA
- a CDS encoding RNA polymerase sigma factor — MRVPSPQEQLLIEETGLIRDAQAGDRRAFAALVDRYWEPLYRWLCYLSHDPTTAEDLTQETFLKAFAALESFRPGSHFRAWLFRIGQNNFVNHRREQKRKQFTLPMELTQPGDGPLGELLSREGVTKLVEAIHKLPTDFRAALLLRIEEELSFKEIATILSITEETARWRVFKARQKLMQVLSPELVPSIESLPGASPTSD, encoded by the coding sequence ATGCGTGTGCCATCCCCGCAAGAGCAACTCCTCATTGAGGAAACCGGTTTGATTCGGGACGCTCAAGCGGGCGATCGCCGGGCATTCGCGGCGTTGGTGGATCGGTATTGGGAGCCACTGTATCGCTGGCTCTGCTATCTCTCGCACGATCCAACAACCGCCGAAGATTTAACCCAGGAAACCTTCCTCAAGGCATTCGCAGCCTTGGAATCGTTCCGACCTGGCAGCCACTTTCGCGCGTGGCTCTTCCGAATTGGTCAGAATAATTTTGTCAATCACCGTCGGGAACAGAAGCGGAAGCAATTCACGCTTCCCATGGAATTGACCCAGCCCGGAGATGGCCCGTTGGGAGAACTGCTCTCCCGCGAAGGCGTTACCAAGCTGGTCGAAGCCATTCACAAACTTCCGACGGACTTTCGAGCGGCATTACTTCTTCGTATCGAAGAGGAATTGTCGTTCAAAGAGATTGCCACGATTTTGTCGATCACGGAAGAAACCGCTCGATGGCGGGTGTTCAAAGCACGGCAAAAATTGATGCAAGTGCTTTCCCCGGAATTGGTTCCATCGATTGAGTCACTCCCCGGCGCATCACCAACGTCGGATTGA
- a CDS encoding DUF1653 domain-containing protein — protein sequence MIDAEPRPGRYRHFKGGLYEVVDHARHSETQEWLVVYRALYGEGGLWVRPRAMFLESVEHQGVRVPRFARIEDSPESTDSPGDSKKFG from the coding sequence ATGATTGATGCAGAACCGCGACCCGGACGCTATCGCCACTTCAAAGGCGGGCTGTATGAGGTGGTCGATCACGCGCGACATAGCGAAACCCAAGAATGGCTGGTGGTGTATCGCGCACTGTATGGTGAAGGCGGGCTTTGGGTTCGGCCACGAGCCATGTTTCTGGAATCGGTCGAGCATCAGGGCGTTCGCGTCCCCCGATTTGCCCGAATCGAAGACTCACCGGAATCGACAGACTCGCCGGGCGATTCCAAAAAATTCGGATGA